One window of Desulfarculus baarsii DSM 2075 genomic DNA carries:
- a CDS encoding acyl-CoA dehydrogenase family protein, whose product MSLPDRANPYNFDEIIGQIQGFNYYADDPFLQKALERHAGAEFPALDQALRRFDPLVSQRWRKMADEIARPDVLPVLQNYDAHNRRIDRLVRPETTKILEREIFGQGLFAAATPPWLGMVKRYLLHQNGEFGVMCPIACTEGLVALADQFPEGRHPAVQRILDHCKEGFDGDFGVGAQFMSEIQGGSDIPANLLEAVPAGDHYLLHGSKFFCSAMQADYAVVTAKVSGGEKPGAFIVPAWLPGDKEREKRNACRINRIKWKMGTAELPTAEVEYDGAVAYAVGPTDRGVANAVGVVLTLSRLTVGFSSAAAMVRAAREAGLYSQFRDVFGQKICQTPLAAHQLRGMINTSRRTTAAAFKVFGLFVSLGRRLQGGLDSNEPLAMRRKRFLLRELIIIQKLVTAFEAPEVIRQAMSIFGGHGVIEDFVSLPRLYRDAAVNELWEGPRNVLLMQALRDLLRVQGWYPAADFVADMLAGAQPARVAELAAELAGFMADPPAVEATAQSMARAAQWERLVEELFHAYQDQALAEIGPAPIVSRELISFPAIWD is encoded by the coding sequence ATGAGCCTTCCCGACCGCGCCAATCCCTATAATTTCGACGAGATCATCGGCCAGATCCAAGGCTTCAATTATTACGCCGACGATCCGTTTTTGCAAAAAGCCCTCGAACGCCACGCTGGCGCCGAGTTCCCCGCCCTCGACCAGGCCCTGCGCCGTTTCGACCCGCTGGTCTCCCAGCGCTGGCGCAAGATGGCCGACGAGATCGCCCGGCCCGACGTCCTGCCCGTCTTGCAAAATTACGACGCCCACAACCGGCGCATCGACCGCCTGGTGCGGCCCGAGACGACCAAGATCCTCGAACGCGAGATCTTCGGCCAGGGGCTTTTCGCGGCGGCCACGCCGCCGTGGCTGGGCATGGTCAAGCGCTATCTGCTGCACCAGAACGGCGAGTTCGGCGTGATGTGCCCCATCGCCTGCACCGAGGGCCTGGTGGCCCTGGCCGACCAGTTCCCCGAGGGCCGCCACCCCGCCGTGCAACGCATCCTCGACCACTGCAAGGAGGGCTTTGACGGCGACTTCGGCGTGGGGGCCCAGTTCATGAGCGAGATTCAGGGCGGCAGCGACATCCCGGCCAACCTGCTGGAGGCCGTGCCCGCCGGCGATCATTACTTGCTCCACGGCTCCAAGTTTTTTTGCTCGGCCATGCAGGCCGACTACGCCGTGGTTACGGCCAAGGTCAGCGGCGGCGAAAAGCCCGGGGCCTTCATCGTGCCGGCCTGGCTGCCCGGCGACAAGGAGCGCGAAAAGCGCAACGCCTGCCGCATCAATCGCATCAAGTGGAAAATGGGCACCGCCGAACTGCCCACCGCCGAGGTCGAATACGACGGGGCCGTGGCCTACGCCGTGGGGCCCACCGACCGTGGCGTGGCCAACGCCGTGGGCGTGGTGCTGACCCTTTCGCGGCTGACGGTGGGCTTTTCCAGCGCGGCGGCCATGGTCCGCGCCGCCCGCGAAGCCGGGCTCTACAGCCAGTTCCGCGACGTTTTCGGCCAAAAGATCTGCCAGACGCCGCTGGCGGCCCATCAACTGCGCGGCATGATCAACACCTCCAGGCGCACCACCGCCGCCGCCTTCAAGGTCTTTGGCCTGTTCGTGAGCTTGGGCCGGCGCTTGCAGGGCGGGCTGGACTCCAACGAACCCCTGGCCATGCGGCGCAAGCGCTTTTTGCTGCGCGAGCTGATCATCATCCAAAAGCTGGTCACGGCCTTCGAGGCCCCGGAGGTGATCCGCCAGGCCATGAGCATCTTCGGCGGCCACGGCGTGATCGAGGACTTTGTCTCGCTGCCCCGGCTCTACCGCGACGCGGCGGTCAACGAGCTGTGGGAAGGCCCGCGCAATGTGCTCTTGATGCAGGCGCTGCGCGATCTGCTGCGCGTGCAGGGCTGGTATCCGGCCGCCGATTTCGTCGCCGACATGCTGGCCGGGGCCCAGCCGGCCCGCGTGGCCGAGTTGGCCGCCGAGTTGGCCGGCTTCATGGCCGATCCGCCGGCCGTGGAGGCCACGGCGCAATCCATGGCCCGAGCCGCCCAATGGGAGCGCCTGGTCGAGGAGCTGTTCCACGCCTAT